In a single window of the Nicotiana tomentosiformis chromosome 8, ASM39032v3, whole genome shotgun sequence genome:
- the LOC104092526 gene encoding LRR receptor-like serine/threonine-protein kinase FEI 2 isoform X1 yields MGGFSLKIQELLFSSVLLFCIFSRVALALSPDGQALVNFRISVLGSDGVLKQWRPEDSDPCGWKGVLCDPKSKRVVSLILPDHKLSGSISPDIGKLDQLQFLALHDNNFYGTIPPALGNCTKLKSLFLQGNYLSGWIPDELGNLPKLENLDLSSNSLSGNIPPSLGKLNNLVSFNVSTNFLVGQIPTDGHLANFGNDSFLGNRNLCGQQISQDCKAGGPSFSRSPVAAQNQSKNGRLLISASATVGALLLVALMCFWGCFLYKRLGKNDGKSLAMDVCAGASIVMFHGDLPYSSKDIIKKLETLNGEHIIGSGGFGTVYKLAMDDGNVFALKRIIKMNEGFDRFFERELEILGSIKHRYLVNLRGYCNSPTSKLLIYDFLSGGSLDEVLHERSEQLDWGARLTVIMGAAKGLAYLHHDCSPRVIHRDIKSSNILLDGNFEARVSDFGLAKLLGDEESHITTIVAGTFGYLAPEYMQSGRATEKTDVYSFGVLVLEVISGKRPTDASYIEKGFNIVGWLNFLASENRRMEIVDPHCERVQTESLDALLSVATQCVSSSPDDRPTMHRVVQILESEVMTPCPSDFYDSNSD; encoded by the exons ATGGGCGGCTTCTCTTTGAAAATTCAGGAGCTGTTGTTTTCAAGTGTGctgttgttttgcattttctcAAGAGTTGCGCTAGCTCTCAGTCCTGATG GTCAAGCGCTTGTCAACTTTAGGATCTCAGTACTTGGTTCAGATGGTGTTCTTAAGCAGTGGAGACCAGAAGATTCTGACCCATGTGGCTGGAAAGGAGTACTTTGTGACCCAAAATCAAAGAGAGTTGTATCATT AATCCTCCCTGATCACAAGCTGAGTGGATCTATATCGCCAGATATTGGGAAGCTAGACCAGTTGCAGTTTCT AGCTCTTCATGACAATAATTTCTATGGGACAATACCTCCTGCATTGGGAAATTGTACAAAGCTGAAATCTTT GTTTCTACAGGGTAATTATTTAAGCGGATGGATTCCTGATGAGTTGGGGAACCTTCCTAAGCTTGAGAATCT AGATCTTTCAAGCAACTCTCTTAGCGGAAACATTCCACCATCCCTTGGCAAGCTGAACAATCTTGTCTCTTT CAACGTGTCGACAAATTTCTTGGTTGGGCAAATACCTACTGATGGACACCTTGCCAACTTTGGAAATGATTC ATTTCTTGGAAATCGTAATTTGTGTGGCCAGCAAATCAGTCAGGACTGTAAAGCTGGAGGTCCTTCATTTTCCCGGTCCCCAGTTGCAG CCCAAAACCAAAGTAAGAATGGTCGACTACTAATAAGTGCATCTGCCACTGTGGGTGCTCTGCTATTGGTGGCActgatgtgtttctggggctgtTTCCTCTACAAGAGACTGGGTAAAAATGATGGCAAAAGCCTTGCAATGGATGTTTGTGCAG GTGCATCGATTGTCATGTTTCATGGAGATTTGCCTTACTCTTCAAAGGATATCATCAAAAAGCTGGAGACTCTGAACGGAGAACACATAATTGGTTCTGGGGGATTTGGAACTGTATACAAGCTTGCAATGGATGACGGCAATGTATTTGCCTTGAAGAGAATTATCAAGATGAATGAAGGCTTTGATAGGTTCTTCGAGAGGGAGCTTGAAATTCTTGGAAGCATTAAGCACCGATATCTGGTAAATCTGCGAGGATATTGCAATTCTCCAACATCGAAGTTGTTGATATATGACTTCTTATCCGGAGGTAGCCTAGATGAAGTTCTGCACG AGAGATCTGAGCAACTAGACTGGGGTGCACGACTGACTGTAATCATGGGAGCTGCGAAAGGGTTGGCATATTTACATCATGATTGTTCCCCTCGAGTAATCCACCGTGACATAAAGTCTAGCAACATTTTGCTTGATGGTAATTTTGAGGCTCGAGTATCTGATTTTGGACTGGCCAAACTACTCGGAGATGAGGAGTCTCACATCACAACAATTGTAGCTGGCACATTTGGGTATTTAGCTCCAG aatacaTGCAGAGTGGTAGGGCTACAGAAAAGACTGATGTTTATAGTTTTGGAGTTCTGGTTCTTGAAGTCATAAGTGGAAAGCGGCCCACTGATGCATCATATATTGAGAAGGGCTTCAATATTGTTGGCTGG CTGAATTTTCTAGCATCTGAGAATAGACGAATGGAGATAGTTGATCCACATTGTGAACGAGTACAGACTGAAAGCCTTGATGCCCTGCTTTCAGTTGCCACACAGTGTGTCTCTTCAAGCCCCGATGACAGGCCAACCATGCACAGGGTTGTTCAGATTCTTGAATCTGAAGTCATGACACCATGTCCCAGTGACTTCTATGATTCAAACTCTGATTGA
- the LOC104092526 gene encoding LRR receptor-like serine/threonine-protein kinase FEI 1 isoform X2, with product MGGFSLKIQELLFSSVLLFCIFSRVALALSPDGQALVNFRISVLGSDGVLKQWRPEDSDPCGWKGVLCDPKSKRVVSLILPDHKLSGSISPDIGKLDQLQFLALHDNNFYGTIPPALGNCTKLKSLFLQGNYLSGWIPDELGNLPKLENLDLSSNSLSGNIPPSLGKLNNLVSFNVSTNFLVGQIPTDGHLANFGNDSFLGNRNLCGQQISQDCKAGGPSFSRSPVAAQNQSKNGRLLISASATVGALLLVALMCFWGCFLYKRLGKNDGKSLAMDVCAGASIVMFHGDLPYSSKDIIKKLETLNGEHIIGSGGFGTVYKLAMDDGNVFALKRIIKMNEGFDRFFERELEILGSIKHRYLVNLRGYCNSPTSKLLIYDFLSGGSLDEVLHERSEQLDWGARLTVIMGAAKGLAYLHHDCSPRVIHRDIKSSNILLDGNFEARVSDFGLAKLLGDEESHITTIVAGTFGYLAPVPCINLILYVFTLG from the exons ATGGGCGGCTTCTCTTTGAAAATTCAGGAGCTGTTGTTTTCAAGTGTGctgttgttttgcattttctcAAGAGTTGCGCTAGCTCTCAGTCCTGATG GTCAAGCGCTTGTCAACTTTAGGATCTCAGTACTTGGTTCAGATGGTGTTCTTAAGCAGTGGAGACCAGAAGATTCTGACCCATGTGGCTGGAAAGGAGTACTTTGTGACCCAAAATCAAAGAGAGTTGTATCATT AATCCTCCCTGATCACAAGCTGAGTGGATCTATATCGCCAGATATTGGGAAGCTAGACCAGTTGCAGTTTCT AGCTCTTCATGACAATAATTTCTATGGGACAATACCTCCTGCATTGGGAAATTGTACAAAGCTGAAATCTTT GTTTCTACAGGGTAATTATTTAAGCGGATGGATTCCTGATGAGTTGGGGAACCTTCCTAAGCTTGAGAATCT AGATCTTTCAAGCAACTCTCTTAGCGGAAACATTCCACCATCCCTTGGCAAGCTGAACAATCTTGTCTCTTT CAACGTGTCGACAAATTTCTTGGTTGGGCAAATACCTACTGATGGACACCTTGCCAACTTTGGAAATGATTC ATTTCTTGGAAATCGTAATTTGTGTGGCCAGCAAATCAGTCAGGACTGTAAAGCTGGAGGTCCTTCATTTTCCCGGTCCCCAGTTGCAG CCCAAAACCAAAGTAAGAATGGTCGACTACTAATAAGTGCATCTGCCACTGTGGGTGCTCTGCTATTGGTGGCActgatgtgtttctggggctgtTTCCTCTACAAGAGACTGGGTAAAAATGATGGCAAAAGCCTTGCAATGGATGTTTGTGCAG GTGCATCGATTGTCATGTTTCATGGAGATTTGCCTTACTCTTCAAAGGATATCATCAAAAAGCTGGAGACTCTGAACGGAGAACACATAATTGGTTCTGGGGGATTTGGAACTGTATACAAGCTTGCAATGGATGACGGCAATGTATTTGCCTTGAAGAGAATTATCAAGATGAATGAAGGCTTTGATAGGTTCTTCGAGAGGGAGCTTGAAATTCTTGGAAGCATTAAGCACCGATATCTGGTAAATCTGCGAGGATATTGCAATTCTCCAACATCGAAGTTGTTGATATATGACTTCTTATCCGGAGGTAGCCTAGATGAAGTTCTGCACG AGAGATCTGAGCAACTAGACTGGGGTGCACGACTGACTGTAATCATGGGAGCTGCGAAAGGGTTGGCATATTTACATCATGATTGTTCCCCTCGAGTAATCCACCGTGACATAAAGTCTAGCAACATTTTGCTTGATGGTAATTTTGAGGCTCGAGTATCTGATTTTGGACTGGCCAAACTACTCGGAGATGAGGAGTCTCACATCACAACAATTGTAGCTGGCACATTTGGGTATTTAGCTCCAG TGCCATGCATAAATCTGATTTTATATGTTTTCACTTTGGGCTAA